In the Malassezia vespertilionis chromosome 3, complete sequence genome, one interval contains:
- a CDS encoding carboxypeptidase C (COG:O; SECRETED:SignalP(1-17); EggNog:ENOG503NWF4; MEROPS:MER0001524), with translation MSRWWIAFAAVVAAVSARQTPYSTLNAPSLSVSEADGFSVLQHPSLPAHSLRLHKVPDGLCERTEGVTSWSGYLDVDLDRVYEQERRKGQGDAAEAEKFAGVIEHFYFWGFASRNDKAHDPVTLWMNGGPGCSSFTGLLMEIGPCSSVRPVLGRPGTELNPHAWNNNASVIFLDQPTGVGYSYASWRNGTNTSAPPTRIFDSEHAARDISAFLHLLALHADNAIVPLSMEDGRLKLPEFHLAGESYGGRYTPLLASRILQDNEHIAAHPEEGLHPLSIASVMIGNGITSPKHQSPAHVEYACTNATGHGPFLNETTCQGMRKALPACLAKIDKCNERAGGEYNATLCADADKFCSDHLESKWELTGASPYDWNHADGYVEEEYIAAFLNDHDVRTKLGIDPTGFGDAHDGVFVGCSDKVFAEFGLVGDGSRDSTWAVRDILGKGVRVLSYSGEHDFICNYIGNHDWIYDLDWQDGDNFRAAPLEHWYMHGSAFPAGKFRHYGNLTYATVLGAGHFVPHDQPAAALEIMRRWQQGSGRL, from the coding sequence ATGTCGCGTTGGTGGATTGCTTTTGCGGCGGTGGTCGCTGCTgtgagcgcgaggcagacGCCGTATAGCACGCTTAATGCTCCTTCTCTTTCTGTGAGCGAGGCTGATGGGTTCTCTGTTCTGCAGCACCCATCGCTCCCGGCGCattccttgcgcttgcacaaaGTTCCAGACGGCCTGTGCGAGCGCACAGAAGGCGTCACGAGCTGGTCGGGCTACCTGGATGTGGATCTGGATCGCGTGTATGAacaagagcggcgcaagggaCAAGGAGATGCTGCAGAAGCGGAAAAGTTTGCTGGAGTTATTGAGCATTTCTATTTCTGGGGTTTTGCATCACGCAACGACAAGGCGCACGATCCTGTCACGCTGTGGATGAACGGCGGGCCCGGCTGCTCGTCGTTTACTGGTCTTCTGATGGAGATTGGGCCGTGCAGTTCGGTGCGTCCTGTACTGGGCCGCCCAGGCACGGAACTAAATCCCCACGCCTGGAACAACAACGCTTCGGTCATCTTTCTCGACCAGCCGACCGGCGTGGGCTACTCGTATGCGTCGTGGCGCAACGGTACCAAtacgagcgcgccgcctaCGCGCATCTTTGATTccgagcatgccgcgcgcgatatCAGCGCGTTTTTGCACCTGCTTGCACTGCATGCAGACAATGCAATTGTGCCGCTTTCCATGGAAGATGGGCGCTTGAAACTCCCTGAATTCCACCTGGCTGGCGAGTCGTACGGTGGACGGTACACCCCTTTGCTTGCGAGCCGTATCCTGCAGGACAATGAGCATATTGCGGCGCACCCGGAAGAGGGTTTGCATCCACTCTCGATTGCGTCCGTCATGATTGGAAATGGCATCACGTCGCCAAAGCACCAAAGCCCCGCGCATGTTGAGTATGCATGCACGAACGCGACGGGACACGGTCCGTTTTTGAACGAAACGACGTGCCAAGGCatgcgcaaagcgctcccTGCATGCCTCGCCAAAATCGACAAGTGCAACGAACGGGCCGGCGGCGAGTACAATGCTACATTGTGCGCCGATGCGGACAAATTCTGCTCGGACCATCTCGAGAGCAAGTGGGAACTCAccggcgcgtcgccatACGACTGGAACCATGCGGATGGGTACGTAGAAGAGGAGTACATTGCAGCATTCCTCAATGATCAcgacgtgcgcacaaagTTGGGCATCGATCCCACGGGCTTTGGTGATGCGCACGACGGCGTGTTTGTGGGGTGCTCGGATAAGGTCTTTGCAGAGTTTGGCTTGGTCGGCGACGGTTCGCGCGATAGTACgtgggccgtgcgcgataTCCTCGGCAagggcgtgcgtgtgctgaGCTACTCAGGCGAGCACGACTTTATTTGCAACTATATCGGGAACCATGACTGGATCTACGACTTGGATTGGCAGGACGGGGACAACTTCCGCGCTGCCCCGCTCGAGCACTGGTACATGCATGGGAGTGCTTTCCCTGCGGGCAAGTTCCGCCACTATGGGAACTTGACCTACGCAACGGTCCTTGGCGCTGGGCATTTTGTTCCGCATGATCAGccggccgcggcgctaGAAAtcatgcggcgctggcaaCAAGGTTCGGGGCGTCTATGA
- a CDS encoding uncharacterized protein (EggNog:ENOG503P2QH; COG:K; BUSCO:EOG09263FKC) has translation MKYLEYPELEVLSRALTFEMAECKVFTRLEAYSCKAVNKEKRLFKSLESSYLLSASTSPSAYLDEALASPFGRLDQPAARKTLFLLIATLNGAFPDHDFSDVNPTDFTRESSPDMVLNSLASTLQSLRSGTGSPHSFGSFNSALEESVLLARSPIHAAATLGAYTSTGTARSTNATMSVVLDEIINIAECEVYSFHPDMDSDPHASAEPDEEGLDVADDPYNEGDEVHAQRTHSADEAQLTDTPMFDEDVDAGGFGGADAMHAPTHPQTSQEPSPALTVDEDDLGGAGAGLLWSTFAFFYNRRMKRILFVSVWSRKNSAHNTIWSPSSGPVRSTPLSAIRPLDLGAAHTIAPHVRVERPGEHLLTPTASPHKMHARRRSEARPAPYVMTQIQRTRRAARGRSASNSPAPSAMSPFPHAQASAAQPHEDMPSFVHSTSAPSTQRFTFGASPPAVKRTGEMHGGPLDAVTKRSRAAMFPHDAQS, from the coding sequence ATGAAGTACCTCGAGTACCCCGAGCTGGAAGTGCTCTCGCGCGCACTGACGTTCGAGATGGCAGAGTGCAAAGTATTCACACGCTTGGAAGCGTATTCGTGCAAAGCGGTAAATAAAGAGAAGCGGCTGTTTAAATCACTCGAGTCGTCCTACCTGCTCTCGGCCTCTACATCGCCGTCCGCGTacctcgacgaggcgctcgcatCCCCGTTTGGGCGACTTGATCAGCCGGCCGCACGCAAGACCTTGTTTCTTCTCATTGCCACGCTGAACGGTGCATTTCCCGACCATGATTTCAGCGACGTGAACCCCACGGATTTTACGCGCGAGTCGAGTCCCGACATGGTCCTCAATAGCTTGGCATCGACATTACAGAGCCTGCGAAGTGGAACTGGGTCGCCGCACAGTTTTGGGTCGTTCAATAGTGCGCTGGAGGAGTCTGTCCTGCTCGCACGCTCCCCGATCCACGCGGCTGCTACGCTCGGCGCATATACAAGCACAGGCACCGCGCGATCGACCAATGCGACAATGAGCGTCGTGCTTGACGAGATCATAAATATTGCCGAGTGTGAGGTGTACTCGTTCCACCCCGATATGGACTCGGATCCACACGCGAGTGCGGAGCCCGACGAAGAGGGCCTTGATGTTGCAGACGATCCGTACAACGAGGGCGACGAGGTGCACGCTCAGCGCACGCATTCGGCAGACGAGGCACAGCTCACTGATACGCCCATGTTCGACGAGGATGTAGATGCGGGTGgatttggcggcgcagacgccaTGCACGCACCTACACATCCACAAACCTCGCAGGAGCCGTCGCCCGCGCTGACGGTCGACGAAGACGAtttgggcggcgctggcgctgggcTCTTGTGGTCTACGTTCGCATTTTTTTATAACCGACGCATGAAACGCATCCTGTTTGTGAGCGTGTGGAGTAGGAAGAACTCGGCGCACAACACAATATGGAGTCCTTCGTCGGGGCCGGTACGGTCCACGCCGCTCTCTGCAATCAGGCCTTTGGaccttggcgcagcgcatacCATTGCTCCGCATGTGCGTGTTGAGCGCCCTGGCGAGCATCTGCTGACGCCGACTGCCTCGCCACACAAGATGCACGCCCGCCGCCGATCCGAGGCTCGCCCCGCGCCGTATGTCATGACGCAGATCCAACGtactcgacgcgccgctcgtggACGCTCCGCCTCAAATTCACCCGCTCCTTCAGCCATGTCCCCATTTCCACACGCACAGGCGTCGGCCGCTCAGCCACACGAAGACATGCCGTCGTTTGTGCACAGTACAAGTGCGCCGTCCACACAACGATTTACGttcggcgcgtcgccgccggCTGTGAAGCGTACGGGAGAGATGCACGGTGGGCCGCTCGATGCCGTGacgaagcgctcgcgcgccgccatgttcccgcacgacgcgcagtCGTGA